The following are encoded together in the Cohaesibacter gelatinilyticus genome:
- a CDS encoding glutamine synthetase family protein, giving the protein MTSTSNDNATLGALPSTPEEMREWMRVRHIDEVECVVPDLVGVARGKAMPASKFSGFNPTYLPTSIFFQTITGNYIEMDHRDDFMMEKDIQLVPDLATLRAVPWANDPTLQVIHDLYTLDGEPVELAPRNVLKRVLKRYEEKGWEPVVAPELEFYLTKRNTNPDDPLEPPVGRSGRQSVGRQAYSIAAVDEYDRVIEDIYDFAEAQGLEIDTVIQEGGAAQLEINLIHGNPLNLADQIFVFKRLIREAAFRHDCYATFMAKPMDNEPGSAMHIHQSLVDAKTKKNVFSDENGEASEIFYHFLGGQQAYLPDAMSIFAPYVNSYRRLLAGDSAPINLEWSIDNRSVGLRIPNSNANNRRIENRLVGADTNPYLAIAASLACGLLGIENEVAPRDELKTHAHDQEFSLPRSLHQSLERLQANSELHELLGPDFVEIYSQIKHAESEEYMQVISPWEREHLLLTV; this is encoded by the coding sequence ATGACCTCGACATCGAACGACAATGCTACACTTGGCGCCCTGCCTTCCACTCCGGAAGAAATGCGCGAATGGATGCGCGTACGCCATATTGACGAGGTTGAATGTGTTGTCCCTGATTTGGTCGGGGTCGCACGTGGTAAAGCCATGCCAGCATCGAAATTCTCCGGCTTCAATCCGACCTATCTACCGACCTCCATCTTTTTCCAGACCATTACCGGCAATTATATTGAAATGGACCATCGTGATGATTTCATGATGGAAAAGGACATTCAGCTGGTACCGGATCTGGCAACCTTGCGCGCTGTGCCATGGGCCAATGATCCTACCCTTCAGGTGATCCACGACCTGTATACTCTTGATGGTGAGCCAGTGGAGCTGGCGCCGCGCAATGTATTGAAGCGTGTGTTGAAACGCTATGAGGAAAAAGGCTGGGAGCCCGTCGTTGCACCCGAGTTGGAATTCTACCTTACGAAACGCAACACCAACCCAGATGATCCGCTAGAACCACCTGTTGGTCGTTCCGGTCGTCAGTCAGTTGGCCGTCAAGCCTATTCCATTGCTGCCGTCGATGAATATGACCGCGTGATCGAAGACATCTATGACTTTGCCGAAGCGCAAGGGCTGGAGATTGATACGGTTATTCAAGAAGGCGGCGCCGCGCAACTTGAGATCAATCTCATCCATGGCAATCCATTGAATCTTGCCGATCAGATCTTTGTTTTCAAACGTCTTATCCGCGAAGCTGCGTTTCGTCACGATTGCTATGCCACTTTCATGGCCAAGCCGATGGATAATGAACCGGGCAGCGCCATGCATATTCACCAAAGCCTGGTGGATGCAAAGACCAAGAAAAATGTTTTCTCGGACGAGAATGGCGAAGCGAGCGAGATTTTCTATCACTTCCTTGGCGGTCAGCAGGCCTATTTGCCTGACGCCATGAGCATTTTTGCGCCTTATGTGAACAGTTACCGCCGTTTGCTGGCAGGCGACTCAGCGCCCATCAATCTGGAATGGTCAATTGATAACCGCTCTGTTGGACTGCGCATTCCAAACTCCAATGCCAATAATCGCCGTATTGAAAACCGACTGGTCGGGGCCGATACCAATCCCTATCTGGCCATCGCCGCCAGCCTTGCCTGTGGCTTGCTGGGAATTGAGAATGAAGTTGCCCCTCGTGATGAGTTGAAGACTCATGCCCATGATCAGGAATTCAGCTTGCCGCGCTCCTTGCATCAATCATTGGAGCGATTGCAAGCCAATAGCGAACTTCATGAGCTTTTAGGACCGGATTTCGTTGAGATCTACAGCCAGATCAAACA
- a CDS encoding GntR family transcriptional regulator translates to MKHDQSSTFSSVLREDSAPNTTHERIYRALKEKLLFGGFLPGKAVTLRGLADDLGVSPMPVREAVRRLIAEGALELHGNRRVSIPEMSEKNYREIMLARSLLEPELAIMAMQNADEARISELIAIDEEIDVCLENGDVEGYMRGNYHFHFHLYSFASSHVMANLVESLWMQFGPFMRLVYGRHGTANLVDQHKQAIEALQNKDSLALRTAITEDVRQGMVFIGDQIQS, encoded by the coding sequence ATGAAACATGACCAATCCAGCACATTTTCCTCGGTCCTACGCGAGGATTCCGCCCCCAACACCACCCATGAGCGCATCTATCGCGCTCTGAAGGAAAAATTGTTGTTTGGTGGATTTCTGCCCGGCAAAGCTGTTACCTTACGCGGACTTGCCGATGACCTCGGCGTTAGCCCCATGCCAGTTCGCGAAGCGGTGAGACGCCTCATTGCAGAAGGCGCTTTGGAACTTCATGGCAATCGCCGAGTTTCAATTCCCGAAATGAGCGAAAAAAATTACCGCGAGATTATGCTTGCACGCTCTTTGCTGGAGCCAGAGCTTGCCATTATGGCCATGCAAAATGCTGATGAAGCGCGGATTTCCGAACTTATCGCCATCGATGAGGAAATCGACGTTTGCTTGGAAAATGGCGATGTCGAAGGCTATATGCGCGGCAATTATCACTTCCATTTTCACCTCTATTCCTTTGCCTCCTCTCACGTTATGGCCAATTTGGTCGAGAGCCTTTGGATGCAGTTTGGCCCCTTCATGCGTCTAGTTTACGGGCGCCATGGCACCGCCAATCTGGTTGACCAACACAAACAGGCAATCGAAGCCCTGCAAAACAAGGATAGCTTGGCGTTACGCACAGCCATAACCGAGGATGTTCGGCAAGGAATGGTCTTCATTGGCGATCAGATTCAGTCCTGA
- a CDS encoding polyamine ABC transporter substrate-binding protein → MDVKAKKLCSKLGIITAALLATSAIAQAEDKVLHVYNWSDYIDESVIKDFEAETGIKVVYDVFDSNEVLETKLLAGSSGYDVVVPSGTFLMRQIQAGVFQKLDKPKLSNLKNMWDVVSEQTAKYDPGNDHSVNYLWGTTGLGYNVGEAKKRLGEMPVNSWDIIFKPELAAKFKDCGIHVLDAPTEIIPTALMYLGKDPNSHDKADLKAAQELLEKVRPYVQKFHSSEYINALANGDICLAVGWSGDVFQARDRAAEANNGVEVNYVIPQEGAQMWFDQMAIPSDAKNVEGAHKFIDFIMRPEVIAKASNYVVYANGNKASQPLLDKEVLEDPAVYPDEATAKKLFVHMPYPPKTQRLVTRAWTAVKSGQ, encoded by the coding sequence ATGGATGTGAAAGCCAAAAAGCTTTGCTCCAAACTAGGCATCATTACGGCTGCACTTCTGGCGACCAGCGCAATCGCGCAGGCAGAAGATAAGGTGCTGCATGTCTATAACTGGTCAGATTATATTGATGAGAGCGTCATCAAGGACTTTGAAGCCGAAACCGGTATCAAAGTTGTTTATGATGTTTTTGACTCCAACGAAGTGCTGGAGACCAAACTGCTGGCTGGATCTTCCGGTTATGACGTAGTGGTGCCGTCGGGCACATTCCTGATGCGCCAGATCCAGGCAGGTGTCTTCCAAAAACTGGACAAGCCGAAGCTCTCCAATCTGAAGAATATGTGGGACGTGGTCTCCGAGCAGACTGCCAAATATGATCCAGGTAATGATCATTCCGTCAACTATCTCTGGGGTACCACTGGCCTTGGTTACAATGTAGGGGAAGCCAAGAAGCGTCTGGGTGAAATGCCGGTCAATAGCTGGGATATCATTTTCAAGCCAGAACTGGCTGCCAAGTTCAAGGATTGCGGCATCCATGTGCTGGATGCGCCGACCGAAATCATCCCGACTGCTCTCATGTATCTGGGCAAGGATCCGAACAGTCATGACAAGGCGGATTTGAAAGCGGCCCAGGAGCTGCTCGAAAAAGTTCGTCCGTATGTACAGAAATTCCATAGCTCCGAATATATCAACGCGCTAGCTAATGGTGATATCTGTCTGGCAGTTGGCTGGTCCGGTGATGTGTTCCAGGCTCGCGACCGTGCTGCTGAAGCCAACAACGGTGTTGAAGTGAACTATGTCATCCCGCAAGAGGGTGCTCAGATGTGGTTCGATCAAATGGCCATTCCTTCGGACGCCAAGAATGTAGAGGGCGCGCATAAATTTATTGACTTCATCATGCGCCCGGAAGTTATCGCCAAGGCATCCAACTATGTGGTCTATGCCAACGGCAACAAAGCCTCTCAGCCCTTGTTGGATAAGGAAGTTCTTGAAGATCCCGCAGTTTATCCGGATGAGGCGACAGCCAAGAAGCTGTTTGTTCACATGCCATATCCGCCTAAAACCCAGCGTCTCGTGACGCGCGCTTGGACTGCAGTCAAGTCCGGTCAATAA
- a CDS encoding ABC transporter ATP-binding protein, whose amino-acid sequence MSNNGAAVPACDFAPWDKPNETPLVKFENVTKKYGSFTAIDDLTLNIYEREFFALLGPSGCGKTTMMRMLAGFETPTEGSITLGGEPLSASAPHERPVNMMFQSYALFPHMSVEQNIAFGLKQERRPKAEIKDRVEEMLSLVQLEQFAKRKPHQLSGGQRQRVALARSLAKRPKLLLLDEPLGALDRKLREQTQFELMDIQEKLGMTFVIVTHDQEEAMTVASRIAVMDHGKIIQVATPSDIYEHPNSRYCASFLGDINIIEGRTSGGCDSENDVTLLSWAEGQKDIRIRLRNDDPHPPKDSQAWLAIRPEKIRISKDEPLDAHNYVKGKVLDIAYTGTFSTYHVKLGNGQVIKSQEANVQHLSKRPITWDDEVFIHWRAGSGVLLER is encoded by the coding sequence ATGAGCAATAACGGAGCAGCTGTGCCTGCCTGCGACTTTGCCCCTTGGGACAAGCCGAACGAGACACCATTGGTGAAATTTGAAAATGTCACCAAAAAATACGGCTCCTTTACCGCCATCGACGATCTGACATTGAATATCTATGAGCGGGAATTCTTCGCCCTGCTGGGACCATCTGGCTGTGGTAAGACGACCATGATGCGTATGCTGGCTGGATTTGAAACGCCGACAGAAGGCTCGATCACCTTGGGTGGTGAACCTCTGAGTGCTTCTGCTCCCCATGAGCGACCTGTCAATATGATGTTCCAGTCCTATGCGCTCTTTCCGCATATGTCTGTTGAGCAAAATATCGCCTTCGGCCTCAAGCAGGAAAGGCGACCCAAGGCTGAAATCAAGGACCGTGTCGAGGAAATGCTTTCCCTCGTCCAATTGGAACAGTTCGCCAAAAGAAAACCACACCAGCTTTCCGGTGGTCAGCGTCAGCGCGTTGCCCTCGCCAGATCGCTTGCGAAACGCCCCAAGCTCTTGTTGCTGGATGAACCATTGGGGGCACTGGATCGCAAATTGCGTGAGCAGACCCAGTTCGAGCTGATGGATATTCAGGAAAAACTCGGCATGACTTTCGTGATCGTGACCCACGATCAGGAAGAGGCCATGACCGTGGCCAGCCGTATCGCGGTGATGGATCACGGTAAAATCATTCAGGTGGCAACACCTTCTGATATTTATGAGCATCCCAATAGTCGTTACTGCGCCAGTTTCCTTGGTGACATCAATATCATCGAAGGCCGTACGTCTGGTGGCTGTGATAGCGAAAATGATGTCACCTTGCTCAGCTGGGCGGAAGGTCAGAAAGATATCCGTATTCGTTTGCGCAATGACGATCCGCATCCACCAAAAGACAGCCAAGCCTGGCTTGCCATTCGCCCTGAGAAAATCCGTATCTCCAAGGATGAGCCGCTTGACGCCCATAATTATGTGAAGGGTAAGGTGCTCGATATAGCCTATACCGGGACCTTCTCCACCTATCACGTGAAGTTGGGCAACGGACAGGTTATCAAAAGTCAGGAAGCCAACGTTCAGCATCTCTCCAAGCGACCGATTACCTGGGACGATGAGGTCTTCATTCACTGGCGCGCCGGTTCTGGCGTTTTGCTGGAGAGGTAG
- a CDS encoding ABC transporter permease subunit translates to MMLSGKWGKRLLIAIPYIWLLVFFLAPFFIVAKISLSDIAIAKPPYIPTWDPAAGWEGLKAMFAAFDLENYIWLTEDDLYWKSYLSSLKVAIISTLLTLLIGYPIAYAIARAPDEWRPTFLMLVILPFWTSFLIRVYAWIGILKKEGLLNLLLMSTGITDEPLIILNTDLAVYIGIVYSYLPFMVLPLYAALEKMDGSLLEAAQDLGCPPIKSFWAITIPLSMPGIIAGCFLVFIPAVGEFVIPDLLGGSNTLMIGKTLWVEFFSNRDWPVSSAVAVILLLLLIIPIVMFQKMQERNAEAER, encoded by the coding sequence ATGATGCTCAGCGGGAAATGGGGCAAGCGTCTGCTAATCGCCATTCCCTATATCTGGCTTCTGGTTTTCTTCCTTGCGCCGTTCTTTATTGTCGCGAAGATCTCGCTGTCTGACATCGCAATTGCGAAGCCACCTTATATTCCGACATGGGATCCTGCTGCAGGGTGGGAAGGTCTGAAAGCCATGTTCGCGGCTTTCGATCTTGAAAATTATATCTGGCTGACTGAGGATGACCTTTATTGGAAATCTTATCTCTCCAGCCTCAAAGTCGCGATCATCTCAACGCTTTTGACACTGCTGATCGGATATCCAATTGCTTATGCGATTGCCCGAGCTCCAGATGAATGGCGTCCGACATTCCTGATGCTGGTCATTTTGCCCTTCTGGACATCTTTCCTGATCCGCGTCTATGCATGGATTGGAATCCTGAAGAAAGAAGGTTTGCTGAACCTTCTGCTGATGTCGACCGGCATCACCGATGAACCTCTGATCATCCTCAATACCGATTTGGCAGTCTATATAGGCATTGTTTATTCTTATCTGCCCTTTATGGTGCTGCCACTTTACGCAGCTCTTGAAAAAATGGATGGTTCCCTGCTGGAAGCAGCCCAAGATCTGGGTTGCCCACCAATCAAAAGCTTCTGGGCCATCACCATTCCGTTGTCGATGCCAGGTATCATAGCGGGATGTTTTCTGGTCTTCATTCCGGCAGTGGGTGAGTTTGTCATCCCGGATCTGCTCGGTGGTTCCAATACGCTGATGATTGGCAAAACGCTCTGGGTGGAATTCTTCTCCAACCGTGATTGGCCAGTATCATCTGCCGTAGCTGTCATTTTATTACTGCTGCTGATCATCCCAATTGTCATGTTCCAGAAGATGCAGGAACGAAATGCGGAGGCTGAACGATGA
- a CDS encoding ABC transporter permease, producing the protein MKRFSLFNATSLTLGFVFLYLPILLLIIFSFNESRLVTVWGGFSTKWYSAVFQNEGFMDAAWVTARVAFLSASIATVLGTMGALILVRAGRFHGRTLFSGMIYAPLVMPEVITGLSLLLLFVSMGLDRGFWTIIIAHVTFSMCYAAVVVSSRLVTFDQSLEEAALDLGCTRLSAFFQVTLPIILPAVLSAWLLSFTLSLDDLVIASFASGPGATTLPMKIYSQVRLGVTPEINALSTILVILVSTGVIIASLVTKNQEVRRKREEQAAIAEA; encoded by the coding sequence ATGAAACGCTTCTCGCTGTTCAATGCAACCTCGCTCACGCTTGGATTTGTGTTCCTCTATCTGCCAATCCTGTTGCTCATTATCTTCTCATTTAATGAGAGCAGACTGGTTACTGTCTGGGGTGGTTTCTCGACCAAATGGTATTCGGCAGTCTTTCAGAATGAAGGCTTTATGGATGCTGCTTGGGTGACTGCTCGCGTGGCTTTCCTCTCGGCATCCATTGCAACCGTCCTCGGCACAATGGGCGCGCTCATTCTGGTGAGGGCAGGGCGCTTTCATGGCAGAACTCTGTTCTCAGGCATGATCTATGCACCTTTGGTGATGCCCGAAGTGATCACCGGTCTATCCCTTTTGTTGCTTTTCGTCTCCATGGGGCTGGATCGCGGATTTTGGACGATCATCATCGCTCATGTTACCTTTTCCATGTGTTATGCGGCGGTGGTTGTGTCGTCCCGTCTGGTTACCTTTGATCAGTCTTTGGAAGAAGCTGCTCTGGATCTTGGGTGTACGCGTCTTTCTGCCTTCTTTCAGGTAACGCTGCCCATCATTCTGCCAGCGGTTCTGTCCGCCTGGCTCTTGAGCTTCACCTTGTCATTGGACGATCTGGTGATTGCTTCCTTTGCTTCCGGACCAGGTGCCACTACCTTGCCCATGAAGATTTACTCGCAGGTGCGTCTGGGTGTGACCCCTGAAATCAATGCCCTATCCACCATCCTTGTCATCCTCGTCTCAACAGGCGTGATCATTGCCTCTCTCGTGACCAAAAATCAGGAAGTCAGACGGAAACGAGAGGAACAGGCAGCGATTGCCGAAGCCTAA
- the speB gene encoding agmatinase yields MIETQSEIAGNTNEDPIIHDEYGEADLAITRRSPYGTLAEATYAGILSFMRRQYSKDLDGADVAVFGVPFDISVSNRPGCRFGPRAIRQASSMLAWDRAWGWEFDPFERLAVVDYGDLQFDPGYPRQIADRLQEQIKEMVDREVATLMLGGDHFCTYPAIKAHAEKHGPMALIQFDAHSDTWRDNGKRLDHGTMFYHAAQEGVILPEKSAQIGIRTNNPESHGFNIFSADWVRENGVEATIKAVREAVGDHPAYVTFDIDGLDPAFAPGTGTPVVGGMHTGDVRAIIRGLQGLNIKAMDVVEVSPAYDVGEVTALAAATLALDLICLYASQFPDRKAKAML; encoded by the coding sequence ATGATTGAGACACAAAGTGAAATTGCCGGAAACACAAACGAAGACCCGATCATCCATGATGAATATGGCGAGGCAGACCTCGCCATAACCCGGCGTTCGCCCTATGGCACGCTGGCCGAGGCGACCTATGCAGGCATTTTGTCCTTCATGCGGCGTCAATATAGCAAGGACTTGGACGGAGCGGATGTCGCCGTCTTTGGTGTGCCCTTCGATATCTCGGTTTCCAATCGCCCCGGCTGCCGTTTTGGCCCGCGGGCCATTCGGCAGGCCTCAAGCATGTTGGCTTGGGATCGCGCCTGGGGGTGGGAGTTCGATCCTTTTGAGCGCCTCGCCGTGGTGGATTACGGCGACTTGCAGTTCGATCCGGGCTATCCGCGTCAGATTGCCGATCGTTTGCAAGAGCAGATCAAGGAGATGGTGGATCGTGAGGTGGCAACCCTGATGCTTGGTGGCGACCATTTTTGTACCTATCCTGCGATCAAAGCTCATGCGGAGAAGCATGGCCCCATGGCGCTCATACAGTTCGATGCCCATTCCGACACTTGGCGGGACAACGGCAAGCGACTGGACCACGGCACCATGTTCTATCACGCGGCGCAGGAAGGTGTGATCCTACCGGAAAAATCCGCGCAGATCGGTATCCGAACCAACAATCCGGAAAGCCATGGCTTCAATATTTTCAGCGCCGATTGGGTGCGTGAGAATGGCGTGGAAGCAACAATCAAAGCAGTTCGTGAAGCGGTTGGCGATCACCCTGCCTATGTCACCTTCGATATCGATGGACTGGACCCGGCCTTTGCTCCAGGTACCGGAACTCCGGTGGTTGGTGGTATGCATACCGGCGATGTCCGCGCCATCATCCGTGGATTGCAGGGGTTGAACATCAAGGCAATGGATGTCGTTGAGGTTTCGCCCGCCTATGACGTGGGAGAAGTAACAGCTCTTGCAGCTGCCACATTGGCGTTGGATCTGATCTGCCTTTATGCATCGCAGTTTCCAGACCGAAAAGCCAAAGCCATGCTGTAA
- a CDS encoding glutamine synthetase family protein, whose translation MLATNQEPSQADLFRSEAEAFLAANPDIVKVELLLPRFCGPLMGKWLPADSLKKLADGGVRMPLSTAALDIWGDDVPAVGIALEKGDPDGICIPVPGSLKRVPWASEPTAQVLVTMAEIDSGETCGFDTRGVLSRMVDRFAELKLTPVVATELEFYLIDRNTTAAGHPQGPVIPGQTDRLSDSQVYNMDVIASFEPVLAEIYAACKEQGIPAETTISEFGPGQFEMNLLHVPSALEAADHCMLFKRVVRHVSRKHGFDATFMAKPYAQTTGNGFHVHMSVLDEKGDNIFDGGEAGRANETLQHAVSGMLDTMRDMQVLFAPHANSYRRFQPESYAPTTPCWGYDHRAVAIRVPSSSGPAARFEHRVAGADANPYLVIAALLAGVMQGFESQSNPGEHIETLEQVDAKEPLSPIWQEAIKRFGGSKLAEEMFGHDFHNCYTKSREAEEAIVSATITDFEYRSYLRTV comes from the coding sequence ATGCTCGCCACCAATCAAGAGCCCAGTCAGGCTGATCTGTTTCGTTCTGAAGCTGAAGCCTTTCTGGCAGCAAACCCGGACATTGTGAAAGTCGAATTGCTGTTACCGCGATTCTGCGGTCCACTGATGGGTAAATGGCTACCAGCAGATTCCTTGAAGAAACTTGCAGATGGCGGCGTGCGTATGCCGTTGTCAACTGCTGCGCTGGATATCTGGGGGGATGATGTCCCTGCCGTCGGTATCGCTTTGGAAAAAGGTGACCCTGATGGGATTTGCATTCCTGTTCCTGGGAGCCTGAAGCGAGTGCCATGGGCAAGTGAGCCAACGGCACAGGTGTTGGTCACCATGGCCGAGATTGATAGCGGTGAGACTTGTGGTTTCGACACCAGAGGCGTGCTCTCCCGCATGGTAGATCGTTTTGCTGAGCTAAAACTCACTCCGGTTGTCGCAACAGAGCTGGAATTCTATCTGATTGATCGCAACACCACAGCGGCTGGGCATCCGCAGGGACCAGTCATTCCAGGTCAGACAGATCGGCTGAGCGATAGCCAAGTCTATAATATGGATGTAATTGCCAGTTTTGAACCGGTACTGGCCGAGATCTACGCGGCCTGTAAGGAGCAGGGCATACCGGCAGAAACAACCATTTCAGAATTCGGTCCCGGACAGTTCGAGATGAACCTGCTGCATGTGCCGTCTGCGTTGGAGGCTGCCGATCATTGCATGCTTTTCAAGCGTGTGGTGCGTCACGTTTCCCGAAAACATGGTTTTGACGCCACTTTCATGGCCAAACCCTATGCCCAGACCACAGGCAATGGCTTCCATGTTCATATGAGCGTGCTGGATGAGAAGGGCGACAATATCTTTGATGGAGGTGAAGCCGGCCGTGCCAATGAAACCTTGCAACATGCTGTCAGCGGAATGCTGGATACCATGCGTGATATGCAGGTGCTGTTTGCGCCTCATGCAAACAGCTATCGTCGCTTCCAGCCAGAGAGTTACGCGCCGACCACACCATGCTGGGGCTATGATCACCGTGCTGTTGCCATTCGCGTACCGTCCAGTTCCGGCCCAGCCGCTCGTTTTGAACACCGCGTCGCTGGTGCAGATGCCAATCCATATCTGGTTATCGCGGCGCTGCTCGCTGGTGTCATGCAAGGGTTTGAGAGCCAATCCAATCCAGGTGAGCATATCGAGACACTGGAACAAGTTGATGCCAAAGAGCCATTGAGCCCGATTTGGCAGGAAGCCATCAAACGCTTTGGAGGGTCAAAACTGGCAGAAGAGATGTTCGGCCATGACTTCCACAATTGCTACACCAAGTCACGCGAAGCCGAAGAAGCGATTGTTTCTGCGACAATTACAGACTTTGAATACCGTTCCTATCTTCGAACCGTTTAA
- a CDS encoding NAD(P)/FAD-dependent oxidoreductase, with protein sequence MAELHNRLYDAHAYDIEAEPMSWWRDSCAVPQFLYNPLEGDKISDIAVIGGGVTGLNAALRLAKDHNQSVILLDSSYPGWGASGRNGGFCCMGGSRLSELAIARRLGVDEAHRFEMAQLQSIDHVAKIIDQLDLDVDRHSDGELVIAHSAKQATSLQEEAPLLSQKLDIEAHYRSASELKERGEHLAGGFGGLHIKAGFAIHPMKYTSGLATACHEVGARLCGQSDVVALSHEPTGRVRVHCTNGTVLAKRVLIATNGYASERAPLSMAGRTMPVMSNIIVTRPLTKDEQTTQGWWSGQMAYDSRNLLHYFRLMPDGRFLFGMRGSWDASESGLKRFENEVRKHFNRMFPTWAGVEHDYFWSGLVCMTYSGLPYIGPIEGSPNVWAALGYHGNGLAMGSWAGAQAADILASKMRHDALPAAFRQPLKAFPLPSLRKNYLKAGVLGMGLLDQIS encoded by the coding sequence ATGGCAGAGCTACATAACCGCCTTTATGATGCCCATGCCTATGATATCGAAGCCGAACCCATGAGCTGGTGGCGAGATAGCTGTGCGGTTCCGCAATTTCTCTATAATCCGCTGGAAGGCGATAAAATCAGCGATATTGCAGTGATTGGCGGTGGCGTTACCGGCCTGAATGCGGCCTTGCGCCTTGCCAAGGACCACAACCAATCTGTCATTTTGCTCGATAGCAGTTATCCAGGATGGGGAGCATCGGGGCGTAATGGCGGATTTTGCTGCATGGGAGGTAGTCGCCTGTCAGAGCTTGCCATTGCGCGTAGGCTCGGGGTTGATGAAGCCCATCGATTTGAGATGGCACAATTGCAGTCCATCGATCATGTTGCCAAAATCATTGATCAGCTTGATCTGGATGTGGACCGGCATAGTGATGGTGAGCTGGTGATCGCCCATAGCGCAAAGCAAGCGACCAGTTTGCAAGAAGAAGCTCCACTTCTATCGCAAAAACTCGATATTGAAGCCCACTATCGCTCGGCTTCCGAGCTCAAGGAACGTGGCGAACATTTGGCAGGCGGTTTCGGCGGTCTGCATATCAAAGCTGGTTTTGCCATACATCCCATGAAATATACTTCCGGTCTCGCAACAGCTTGTCATGAAGTTGGGGCGAGGCTCTGCGGACAGAGTGATGTGGTGGCCTTATCTCACGAACCAACCGGTCGCGTTCGTGTCCATTGCACCAATGGGACCGTGCTGGCAAAGCGGGTTTTGATTGCCACCAATGGCTATGCTTCCGAACGAGCACCCTTGAGCATGGCGGGGCGAACTATGCCTGTCATGTCCAATATCATTGTGACGCGACCACTCACAAAAGATGAGCAAACAACGCAAGGATGGTGGTCGGGTCAGATGGCTTACGACAGCCGTAATTTGCTGCACTATTTTCGCCTGATGCCGGATGGACGTTTTCTTTTTGGGATGCGTGGCAGTTGGGATGCATCCGAAAGTGGATTAAAACGGTTCGAGAATGAAGTACGCAAGCATTTCAATCGTATGTTTCCTACTTGGGCGGGTGTCGAACATGATTATTTCTGGTCTGGCCTTGTCTGCATGACCTATTCCGGCCTTCCCTATATTGGTCCCATCGAAGGCTCTCCCAATGTCTGGGCCGCTCTTGGCTATCATGGCAATGGTCTTGCCATGGGCAGTTGGGCCGGAGCCCAGGCAGCTGACATTCTGGCCTCCAAGATGCGGCATGATGCTTTGCCCGCCGCTTTTCGCCAACCACTCAAGGCCTTCCCCTTGCCTTCATTGCGCAAAAACTATCTGAAAGCAGGCGTTTTGGGGATGGGATTGCTGGATCAGATTTCCTGA